In Streptomyces sp. NBC_00878, a single window of DNA contains:
- a CDS encoding right-handed parallel beta-helix repeat-containing protein → MITVAALVASMGLGAVAPAEAASESVGRTDKAHGFASLEGGTTGGAGGKVVTVTTQADLERYAAAEEPYVIRVAGTIKAEPFGANVVVASDKTIIGVGTTGELVQGELHLTPGTHNVIIRNLTIRDSYVEGDWDCKDTDFDGVQMDTVHHVWIDHNRFSRICDGQLDIRKDSEYVTVSYNRFENNNKTFGIGWTPNVKTQITIDHNWFRGTKQRNPSADNCAYAHLYNNYMTAQVDPGDPVWTYGNWSRGRTKMVIENSYYEDVQHPYQADATAELVQRGSILKNTTGRHETWGAAFDPRDFYAYRLDPAAAVPALVSRFSGPQPHHSTATPPSLDPEEESRS, encoded by the coding sequence TTGATCACGGTCGCCGCCCTGGTGGCCTCAATGGGGCTCGGGGCCGTCGCCCCGGCCGAGGCGGCATCCGAGAGCGTCGGCCGGACCGACAAGGCCCACGGTTTCGCGTCCCTGGAGGGCGGTACGACGGGAGGCGCCGGTGGCAAGGTCGTCACCGTCACCACCCAGGCGGACCTGGAGCGGTACGCCGCCGCCGAGGAGCCGTACGTCATCCGGGTGGCCGGGACGATCAAGGCCGAGCCGTTCGGCGCGAACGTCGTCGTGGCCTCGGACAAGACCATCATCGGCGTGGGCACCACCGGAGAACTCGTCCAGGGCGAGCTGCACCTCACCCCCGGCACCCACAACGTGATCATCCGCAACCTGACGATCCGCGACTCGTATGTCGAGGGCGACTGGGACTGCAAGGACACCGACTTCGACGGCGTCCAGATGGACACCGTCCACCACGTCTGGATCGACCACAACCGCTTCTCGCGGATCTGCGACGGACAGCTCGACATCCGCAAGGACAGCGAGTACGTGACCGTCTCCTACAACCGCTTCGAGAACAACAACAAGACCTTCGGCATCGGCTGGACGCCGAACGTGAAGACGCAGATCACCATCGACCACAACTGGTTCCGCGGGACGAAACAGCGCAACCCGTCCGCCGACAACTGCGCCTACGCACACCTCTACAACAACTACATGACCGCTCAGGTCGACCCCGGCGACCCGGTGTGGACGTACGGCAACTGGTCGCGCGGCCGGACGAAGATGGTCATCGAGAACAGCTATTACGAGGACGTCCAGCACCCCTACCAGGCCGACGCCACCGCCGAGTTGGTGCAGCGCGGGTCGATCCTCAAGAACACCACCGGGCGGCATGAGACATGGGGCGCGGCCTTCGACCCGCGGGACTTCTACGCCTACCGACTCGACCCGGCCGCCGCTGTGCCGGCGCTCGTGTCCAGGTTCTCCGGCCCGCAGCCCCACCACTCCACAGCGACACCACCCTCGTTGGATCCAGAAGAAGAGAGCCGATCATGA
- a CDS encoding Gfo/Idh/MocA family protein, translating to MNSSSEALPSHESPLPVVLAGARGHGHWHLANIRRLQDKGLVRLVGVCELTPLTEEELDGFTAPGELPEQSADFGALLDSTGAAIAVICTPIPTHTDLALTAAARGVHVLLEKPPAPSYAEFRRMADGVAAAGVVCQIGFQSLGSQAVPVIRELVVQGAIGRVDGIGGAGAWARAEEYYRRAPWAGRRRMNGADVVDGVLTNPLAHAVATALALDGATRAEDVTGIETELLRANDIESDDTSCVRVTTAAGHRITVAATLCAEHPDEPYVLVHGDEGRITFWYKQDRVLVQRSGHGPRELTYDRTDLLENLVEHLEGRADLLVPPDSTGAFMKVVEAIRQAPDPVALPADAWYLQADENRRVVYGVDGLVAAAADTLALYSELGASWAPPKEVST from the coding sequence ATGAACTCTTCCTCCGAGGCCCTGCCCTCGCACGAGTCCCCCCTCCCCGTCGTCCTCGCGGGCGCCCGCGGGCACGGCCACTGGCACCTCGCGAACATCCGCCGCCTCCAGGACAAGGGCCTGGTACGCCTGGTCGGTGTCTGCGAGCTGACCCCGCTCACCGAGGAGGAGCTGGACGGCTTCACCGCGCCGGGCGAACTCCCCGAGCAGTCCGCCGACTTCGGGGCCCTGCTGGACTCCACCGGCGCCGCGATCGCCGTGATCTGCACGCCGATTCCGACCCACACCGACCTCGCGCTGACGGCCGCCGCCAGGGGCGTACACGTGCTCCTGGAGAAGCCGCCCGCGCCCTCGTACGCCGAGTTCCGCCGGATGGCCGACGGGGTCGCCGCGGCCGGGGTGGTCTGCCAGATCGGCTTCCAGTCGCTGGGCTCGCAGGCCGTCCCCGTGATCCGGGAACTGGTCGTGCAGGGCGCGATCGGCCGGGTGGACGGCATCGGCGGGGCCGGGGCCTGGGCACGCGCCGAGGAGTACTACCGCCGCGCTCCCTGGGCCGGACGGCGCCGGATGAACGGGGCCGACGTCGTCGACGGCGTGCTGACCAACCCCCTCGCGCACGCCGTCGCCACCGCGCTCGCCCTCGACGGCGCCACCCGCGCGGAGGACGTCACCGGCATCGAGACCGAGCTGCTGCGGGCCAACGACATCGAGTCCGACGACACCTCCTGCGTCCGCGTCACCACCGCGGCCGGGCACCGGATCACCGTCGCCGCGACCCTGTGCGCCGAGCACCCCGACGAGCCGTACGTCCTCGTGCACGGCGACGAAGGACGGATCACCTTCTGGTACAAGCAGGACCGCGTCCTCGTCCAGCGGTCGGGACACGGCCCGCGGGAGCTCACGTACGACAGGACCGATCTGCTGGAGAACCTCGTCGAGCACCTCGAAGGCCGGGCCGACCTGCTGGTCCCGCCGGACTCGACGGGCGCCTTCATGAAGGTCGTTGAAGCGATTCGACAGGCGCCGGACCCCGTCGCACTGCCCGCCGACGCCTGGTACCTCCAAGCCGACGAGAACCGCCGGGTCGTGTACGGAGTCGACGGACTCGTCGCCGCCGCGGCCGACACCCTCGCCCTCTACTCCGAGCTGGGCGCCTCGTGGGCGCCCCCGAAAGAGGTGAGTACCTGA
- a CDS encoding glycoside hydrolase 43 family protein, whose protein sequence is MSGQSAPAFTADLGDGTYRNPVLNADWSDPDLIRVGDDYYLTASSFSRVPGLPLLHSRDLVNWTLVGHALQLLEPAREFRKPRHDCGVWAPSLRHHDDRFWIFWGDPDHGIYQVNAPEIRGPWTRPHLVKAGKGLIDACPLWDEETGEAYLVHAWAKSRSGVKNRLTGHRMRPDAAGLLDDGEPIVDGDRIPGWFTLEGPKLYRRDGWFWIFAPAGGVETGWQGALRSRDFFGPYEERVVLEQGDTDVNGPHQGGWVSTPSGEHWFAHFQKKGPYGRVVHLQPMRWGTDGWPVLGNEGVPVAVHRKPDLPPQPVSAPATDDDFPGGRFGRQWQWTANPQDGWATQHSGDGLRLTCVRTADADDLRKLPNVLTQRLPGAPCTVEVELRLCAEEPGARAGLAVLGDAFSWIGLEREVDGTVRLVHRFAEAVAKGAPPTPLSQWARERDAAHPRLAPEDRARLRIESGAGARCRFSYDLGDGWESSGQVFAATPWRWVGALLGLVALAPTGGGHAGAATFTRFRITAPPAA, encoded by the coding sequence GTGAGCGGCCAGAGCGCGCCCGCCTTCACCGCCGACCTCGGCGACGGCACGTACCGCAACCCGGTCCTGAACGCCGACTGGTCCGACCCCGACCTCATCCGCGTCGGCGACGACTACTACCTGACCGCCTCCAGCTTCAGCCGCGTACCGGGCCTGCCCTTATTGCACTCCCGCGACCTGGTCAACTGGACGCTCGTCGGCCACGCCCTCCAACTTCTCGAACCGGCACGGGAGTTCAGGAAGCCACGGCACGACTGCGGTGTCTGGGCACCGTCGTTGCGCCACCACGACGACCGTTTCTGGATCTTCTGGGGCGACCCCGACCACGGCATCTACCAGGTCAACGCCCCTGAGATACGCGGCCCTTGGACCCGTCCCCACCTCGTCAAGGCGGGCAAGGGGCTCATCGACGCCTGCCCGCTGTGGGACGAGGAGACCGGTGAGGCGTACCTCGTGCACGCCTGGGCCAAGTCCCGCTCCGGCGTCAAGAACCGGCTCACCGGCCACCGGATGCGGCCCGACGCCGCCGGGCTGCTCGACGACGGCGAGCCGATCGTGGACGGCGACCGCATCCCCGGCTGGTTCACGCTCGAAGGGCCGAAGTTATACCGGCGCGACGGCTGGTTCTGGATCTTCGCCCCGGCCGGCGGCGTCGAGACGGGCTGGCAGGGCGCGCTACGCTCGCGCGACTTCTTCGGACCGTACGAGGAGCGGGTCGTCCTGGAGCAGGGCGACACCGACGTCAACGGCCCCCACCAGGGCGGCTGGGTGAGCACCCCGTCCGGCGAGCACTGGTTCGCGCACTTCCAGAAGAAGGGCCCGTACGGGAGGGTCGTGCACCTCCAGCCGATGCGCTGGGGCACGGACGGCTGGCCGGTCCTCGGGAACGAGGGCGTCCCCGTCGCCGTACACCGGAAGCCCGACCTGCCGCCGCAGCCGGTGTCGGCGCCCGCCACCGACGACGACTTCCCCGGCGGGCGGTTCGGACGGCAGTGGCAGTGGACCGCCAACCCGCAGGACGGCTGGGCGACCCAGCACTCCGGCGACGGACTGCGGCTGACCTGCGTACGGACGGCCGACGCGGACGATCTGCGCAAGTTACCGAACGTGCTCACGCAGCGGCTGCCCGGGGCCCCGTGCACCGTGGAGGTCGAGCTGCGGCTCTGCGCCGAGGAGCCGGGCGCGCGGGCCGGACTCGCCGTACTGGGCGACGCGTTCAGCTGGATCGGGCTCGAACGGGAGGTGGACGGGACGGTCCGCCTCGTGCACCGGTTCGCCGAGGCGGTCGCCAAGGGGGCGCCTCCCACGCCTTTGAGCCAGTGGGCGAGGGAACGGGACGCCGCCCATCCGCGACTCGCCCCCGAGGACCGGGCGCGGCTGCGGATCGAGAGCGGCGCCGGGGCGCGCTGCCGCTTCTCGTACGACCTCGGGGACGGTTGGGAGTCCTCGGGCCAGGTCTTCGCCGCCACCCCGTGGCGCTGGGTCGGCGCCCTGCTCGGCCTCGTCGCCCTCGCGCCGACCGGCGGGGGACACGCCGGGGCGGCCACGTTCACGCGGTTCCGCATTACCGCGCCACCTGCCGCCTGA
- a CDS encoding PmoA family protein, producing the protein MMNNESLVLRVAGRPVGRYLARPELPPKLSPRPYFHPVTTLAGTVVTEIGPADHIHHLGVGVAVPDVEGYNFWGGRTYVRDRGPTELDNHGAQRHTTFQLSDPDGFVEELRWIAAGAELLRERRTVAATELTGAAWALDFTFSLTNTTAEPLSIGSPATNGRPGAAYGGFFWRARKEAEAPAVFTAGTEGEETVHGTRADWLALAGATWTLVFAGATEQTRRDPWFVRTAEYPGVGSSLAHQERLPLPAGETVVRRVVTVVADGRLDRGEAAALVRKAVSP; encoded by the coding sequence CTGATGAACAACGAGTCGCTGGTCCTGCGGGTCGCGGGCCGCCCGGTCGGCCGTTACCTCGCTCGTCCCGAGTTGCCGCCGAAGCTGTCGCCGCGCCCGTACTTCCACCCCGTCACCACCCTGGCCGGGACGGTCGTCACCGAGATCGGCCCCGCCGACCACATCCACCACCTCGGCGTCGGTGTCGCCGTTCCCGACGTCGAGGGGTACAACTTCTGGGGCGGTCGCACGTACGTACGCGACCGGGGGCCGACCGAGCTGGACAACCATGGCGCCCAGCGGCACACCACGTTCCAACTCAGCGACCCCGACGGCTTCGTCGAGGAACTGCGCTGGATCGCCGCGGGAGCCGAGCTGCTGCGCGAGCGGCGCACGGTCGCGGCGACCGAACTCACGGGCGCCGCCTGGGCGTTGGACTTCACGTTCTCGCTCACCAACACGACCGCCGAGCCCCTGTCGATCGGCAGTCCGGCGACCAACGGCAGACCCGGCGCGGCGTACGGCGGCTTCTTCTGGCGGGCCCGCAAGGAGGCCGAGGCACCCGCCGTGTTCACGGCCGGAACCGAGGGCGAGGAGACCGTGCACGGCACACGCGCCGACTGGCTGGCACTCGCGGGCGCCACCTGGACGCTGGTGTTCGCCGGGGCCACCGAACAGACCCGCCGCGACCCGTGGTTCGTGCGCACCGCCGAGTACCCGGGCGTCGGCTCCTCCCTCGCCCACCAGGAACGGCTGCCGCTCCCGGCCGGGGAGACCGTCGTACGCCGGGTCGTCACCGTCGTCGCCGACGGCCGCCTCGACCGGGGCGAGGCCGCGGCCCTCGTCCGCAAGGCGGTGAGCCCGTGA
- a CDS encoding carbohydrate ABC transporter permease, producing MITKDIDTIAPAAPAPVADEPPRRPGKRRRAWDEAPRWQIYLPLGIYLLFTLIPFYWILLFALRPPGSTSLVPWPMTFEHFEKVWNERSFGTYFENSVYVGVATLLMTTLVALAGGYALARFDFRIKRAFMLALLCSQFVPGALLLVPLFQIFAELRMINSLGSVIIAETVFQLPLSMILISGFIRNVPYSLEEAAWVDGCNRFTGFRVVVLPLLRPGLIAVGSFAFVHSWNHFLFALMFLSNQDKQTIPVGLNSLMSADSVDLGALAAGGIIAAVPVVIVFAFIQKWLITGFSAGAVKG from the coding sequence GTGATCACCAAGGACATCGACACCATCGCTCCGGCCGCGCCCGCACCAGTGGCCGACGAGCCGCCGCGGCGCCCGGGGAAGCGCCGCCGCGCCTGGGACGAGGCCCCACGCTGGCAGATCTACCTTCCCCTCGGCATCTACCTGCTCTTCACCCTCATCCCCTTCTACTGGATCCTGCTCTTCGCCCTCAGACCGCCCGGCTCGACCTCGCTCGTGCCCTGGCCCATGACCTTCGAGCACTTCGAGAAGGTGTGGAACGAGCGCAGCTTCGGCACGTACTTCGAGAACAGCGTCTACGTCGGCGTCGCCACGCTCCTCATGACCACGCTCGTCGCGCTGGCCGGCGGCTACGCCCTCGCCCGCTTCGACTTCAGGATCAAGCGCGCCTTCATGCTGGCTCTGCTCTGCTCGCAGTTCGTGCCGGGCGCGCTGCTCCTGGTGCCGCTGTTCCAGATCTTCGCCGAGCTCCGGATGATCAACTCGCTGGGCAGCGTCATCATCGCCGAGACCGTCTTCCAGCTGCCGCTGTCGATGATCCTGATCAGCGGCTTCATCCGGAACGTGCCGTACTCGCTGGAAGAGGCCGCCTGGGTCGACGGCTGCAACCGCTTCACCGGCTTTCGGGTCGTCGTCCTGCCGCTGCTGCGGCCCGGGCTGATCGCGGTGGGCTCCTTCGCCTTCGTGCACTCCTGGAACCACTTCCTGTTCGCCCTGATGTTCCTCAGCAACCAGGACAAGCAGACGATCCCCGTCGGCCTCAACAGCCTGATGAGCGCCGACAGCGTCGACCTGGGCGCGCTCGCCGCCGGCGGCATCATCGCGGCGGTGCCCGTCGTGATCGTCTTCGCGTTCATCCAGAAGTGGCTGATCACGGGCTTCAGCGCTGGGGCGGTGAAGGGATGA
- a CDS encoding carbohydrate ABC transporter permease: MAQAAAVAKEPAPPRRRRGSATPRRLPYLLIAPAGLLMLGFIAYPVLSVFYYSLQHYNPTKPWRNGFAGFDNFVHAFAEDPQFWDTLVFSAKWVVVEVGLQLLFGLALALIVNQTFVGRSLGRALVFSPWAVSGVLTSAIWVLLYNSQTGITRYLADMGIGEYGTSWLSDTSTVFPAAVVADLWRGVPFFAILILADLQSVSKDLYEAAEVDGASRFRQFVHITLPHLKDAIILSTLLRAVWEFNNVDLLYTLTGGGPAGETTTLPLYIANTSVDAHNFGYASALTTVAFVILLFSSMVYLRLSKFGGGDK; the protein is encoded by the coding sequence ATGGCCCAAGCCGCAGCCGTGGCGAAAGAGCCCGCGCCACCCCGGCGGCGCCGTGGCTCGGCGACGCCCCGCAGGCTTCCGTATCTGCTGATCGCCCCGGCGGGACTGCTGATGCTGGGCTTCATCGCCTACCCGGTGCTCAGCGTCTTCTACTACAGCCTGCAGCACTACAACCCCACCAAGCCGTGGCGGAACGGCTTCGCGGGCTTCGACAACTTCGTGCACGCCTTCGCCGAGGACCCGCAGTTCTGGGACACGCTGGTCTTCAGCGCCAAGTGGGTCGTTGTCGAGGTCGGGCTGCAGCTGCTGTTCGGTCTGGCGCTCGCGCTGATCGTCAACCAGACCTTCGTGGGACGCTCGCTGGGCCGCGCCCTGGTCTTCTCGCCGTGGGCCGTGTCCGGTGTGCTCACCTCCGCGATCTGGGTGCTGCTCTACAACTCCCAGACGGGCATCACCCGTTACCTCGCCGACATGGGCATCGGGGAGTACGGCACGAGCTGGCTCTCCGACACCTCGACCGTCTTCCCCGCCGCGGTGGTCGCGGACCTCTGGCGCGGCGTCCCCTTCTTCGCGATCCTCATCCTCGCCGACCTCCAGTCCGTCTCGAAGGACCTGTACGAGGCCGCCGAGGTCGACGGTGCCAGTCGCTTCCGGCAGTTCGTGCACATCACGCTGCCGCACCTCAAGGACGCCATCATCCTCTCCACGCTGCTGCGCGCGGTCTGGGAGTTCAACAACGTCGACCTGCTCTACACCCTCACCGGCGGCGGACCCGCGGGCGAGACGACGACACTCCCGCTCTACATCGCCAACACCAGCGTCGACGCCCACAACTTCGGCTACGCCTCGGCCCTGACCACGGTCGCGTTCGTGATTCTGCTCTTCAGCTCGATGGTCTATCTGCGGCTGAGCAAGTTCGGAGGCGGTGACAAGTGA
- a CDS encoding polysaccharide lyase family 1 protein, protein MRRVRTFPPRTRRGRRALQVALACGLLAAVGAPANAEARDISRDTLPANDGWAAADGGTTGGSDADDAHVLTVRNRSELVRALDGGSATPKIIKVAGTIDANTDDAGRRLDCEDYATNGFTIRKYLAAYDPRTWGAAKPSGPQEEARQASAAAQASRVELTVGSNTTIVGLGDSAVLKGASLQVRDADNVIVRNLELRDAYDCFPVWQPNTGGLGDWKTAYDTLWLRGATHVWIDHVTASDKGHPDADEPTYFGRNYLRHDGLLDITNASDLVTVSWSRFADHDKAMLIGSADTATGDRGKLRVTLHHNEFESVVQRAPRVRFGQVHVYNNRYVVPADAHDYRYSLGVSVESAVYAENNAFTTPGHIEAADLVKSWNGTALHQSGTLWGSPRTESGGGFPVDLLAIYNAYNSGSERDLTADVGWTPALHGTVDSAAKADRDVERGAGAGRIR, encoded by the coding sequence ATGAGACGAGTACGCACCTTCCCGCCGCGCACGAGAAGAGGGCGCCGCGCCCTCCAAGTCGCCCTCGCCTGCGGGCTGTTGGCCGCCGTAGGGGCACCCGCGAACGCCGAGGCCCGTGACATCAGTCGCGACACGCTGCCCGCGAACGACGGCTGGGCCGCCGCCGACGGAGGCACCACGGGGGGTTCCGACGCGGACGACGCCCACGTCCTCACCGTACGGAACCGGTCCGAGCTGGTCCGTGCCCTCGACGGCGGCAGCGCGACCCCGAAGATCATCAAGGTCGCGGGGACGATCGACGCCAACACCGACGACGCGGGCAGGCGACTGGACTGCGAGGACTACGCGACCAACGGCTTCACCATCAGGAAATACCTGGCCGCGTACGACCCGCGCACCTGGGGCGCCGCCAAGCCCTCCGGTCCGCAGGAGGAGGCCCGCCAGGCCTCGGCCGCGGCCCAGGCCTCCCGCGTGGAGCTGACCGTCGGCTCGAACACCACCATCGTCGGCCTCGGCGACAGCGCCGTACTGAAGGGCGCGAGCCTCCAGGTCCGCGACGCCGACAACGTCATCGTCCGCAACCTCGAACTCCGGGACGCCTACGACTGCTTCCCCGTCTGGCAGCCCAACACCGGCGGCCTGGGCGACTGGAAGACCGCGTACGACACGCTGTGGCTGCGCGGCGCCACGCATGTGTGGATCGACCACGTCACGGCCTCCGACAAGGGCCACCCCGACGCCGACGAGCCCACCTACTTCGGCCGCAACTACCTGCGCCACGACGGCCTGTTGGACATCACCAACGCCTCCGACCTGGTGACCGTCTCCTGGAGCCGGTTCGCCGACCACGACAAGGCGATGCTGATCGGCAGCGCCGACACGGCCACCGGCGACCGGGGAAAGCTGCGCGTCACCCTGCACCACAACGAGTTCGAGTCCGTCGTCCAGCGCGCCCCGCGTGTCCGCTTCGGGCAGGTGCACGTCTACAACAACCGGTACGTCGTCCCGGCCGACGCCCACGACTACCGCTACTCGCTCGGGGTCTCCGTCGAGTCGGCGGTCTACGCCGAGAACAACGCGTTCACCACCCCCGGCCACATCGAGGCCGCCGACCTGGTGAAGAGCTGGAACGGCACGGCCCTGCACCAGTCGGGCACGCTCTGGGGGTCCCCCCGGACGGAGTCTGGGGGAGGCTTCCCCGTCGACCTGCTCGCCATCTACAACGCCTACAACTCCGGCAGCGAACGCGACCTGACCGCCGACGTCGGCTGGACGCCCGCCCTGCACGGCACGGTCGACAGCGCCGCGAAGGCCGACCGCGACGTCGAGCGCGGCGCGGGCGCGGGGAGGATCCGATGA